A genomic stretch from Vibrio coralliilyticus includes:
- the recD gene encoding exodeoxyribonuclease V subunit alpha, translating into MQVLFSCLQSLASKGSIRQIDYQFARFVLAQSNDEYVAFMAAVLSCELGKGHICLPLFDNYGQAVDLAAKLGLFGEAAIELNQWLQKVNWPSRLESSSLVGKQGQSAPMIFDGERLYLHRYWHYEVVLASRLNSFGSPMILKPVEVQKLTELLNHLFARNYHYLFTALASAQSEGSSTPVLRQQLVCDHLDVVSSELLDWPTIDQKLLNVTKIEQLNVLDQLVPLSVCVNWQKVAAAVALTRRFAVISGGPGTGKTTTVTKLLAALITQANQAGEEPVIKLVAPTGKAAARLTESIGKAVAELPVEPALKDQIPTDASTLHRLLGAVPNSVEFRHNQHNPLHLDILVVDEASMVDLPMMYKLVDALPKHARLVLLGDKDQLASVEAGAVLGDICAFHQQGYSASQANMIAQLTGYQTLAHTANTAVSIADSLCMLQKSYRFDARSGIGQLAKAVNSGSTQKVDWVWQRDFKDIAKFPINGESYSQMIQTLVQEYSHYLQRIGQTAIDPDTELAETTHHRAKAALQLFSKCRLLCAVREGDFGITGLNVRVERALKARKLIQTQDELWYHGRPVMVVRNDHALGLYNGDIGLCLRDNSEGGERLKVFFELPDGSVKAVLPSRVPEHETAYAMTIHKSQGSEFEHTLMILPPDFTPILTRELIYTGITRAKQRLSLYADERVMSRGVKIRTERASGLVSRLQQ; encoded by the coding sequence ATGCAAGTTCTCTTTTCGTGTCTTCAGTCTCTGGCGAGTAAAGGCTCAATCCGACAAATTGATTATCAGTTTGCTCGTTTTGTTCTCGCCCAAAGTAACGATGAATATGTTGCGTTTATGGCAGCGGTACTCAGCTGTGAGTTAGGTAAAGGACATATTTGCTTACCACTGTTTGACAATTATGGGCAGGCTGTGGACTTGGCTGCCAAATTAGGGTTGTTTGGCGAAGCGGCTATTGAGCTGAATCAATGGTTGCAGAAGGTGAATTGGCCATCACGACTTGAGTCTTCCTCCCTAGTTGGCAAGCAAGGACAGTCAGCTCCGATGATTTTTGACGGCGAGCGACTTTACCTGCATCGGTACTGGCATTATGAAGTCGTATTGGCGAGTCGTTTGAATAGCTTTGGGTCACCAATGATCTTAAAGCCTGTAGAGGTTCAAAAGCTAACAGAATTGCTCAATCATCTGTTTGCCAGAAACTATCATTATCTCTTTACTGCTCTGGCCTCCGCGCAATCTGAAGGGAGTTCGACCCCCGTACTCAGACAGCAGCTAGTCTGCGATCATCTTGATGTGGTGAGCAGTGAGCTGCTCGATTGGCCTACCATAGACCAAAAGCTCCTTAATGTGACCAAAATCGAGCAATTGAATGTGTTGGATCAGTTGGTGCCTTTGTCGGTGTGCGTCAACTGGCAGAAGGTTGCTGCTGCGGTAGCGTTGACGCGCCGCTTTGCGGTGATTTCTGGTGGGCCGGGAACTGGAAAAACCACCACAGTGACAAAGTTGCTTGCTGCGTTAATCACTCAGGCGAACCAAGCTGGCGAAGAGCCTGTGATTAAGCTCGTTGCGCCAACGGGGAAAGCCGCCGCGCGTTTGACGGAGTCTATCGGTAAAGCCGTAGCTGAACTTCCTGTTGAACCTGCGCTTAAAGATCAAATTCCAACCGACGCTAGCACTTTGCATCGTTTACTCGGTGCGGTGCCAAATAGCGTAGAATTTCGTCACAACCAGCACAACCCACTTCATCTCGATATCTTAGTCGTGGATGAAGCTTCCATGGTCGATTTGCCTATGATGTATAAATTGGTGGATGCCTTGCCAAAGCATGCTCGTTTGGTATTACTTGGAGATAAAGACCAACTTGCTTCTGTTGAAGCCGGTGCGGTGCTGGGTGATATTTGCGCTTTTCACCAGCAAGGCTATAGCGCGAGTCAAGCTAACATGATTGCCCAGCTTACGGGATACCAGACATTAGCTCACACAGCGAATACCGCTGTGAGCATTGCTGATAGCTTATGTATGTTGCAAAAGAGCTACCGATTCGATGCGAGATCAGGAATCGGCCAACTAGCGAAAGCGGTCAACTCTGGGTCAACACAAAAAGTTGATTGGGTGTGGCAGCGAGATTTTAAAGATATTGCTAAATTTCCCATTAATGGCGAGAGCTACAGCCAGATGATTCAGACCTTGGTGCAGGAATACAGCCATTATTTGCAGCGCATCGGGCAAACCGCGATAGATCCCGATACCGAACTGGCTGAAACTACTCATCACAGAGCAAAGGCCGCGCTGCAGCTGTTCTCTAAATGTCGTTTGTTGTGTGCTGTGCGAGAAGGTGACTTTGGCATTACCGGGCTTAACGTCCGTGTAGAACGTGCGCTCAAAGCTCGTAAACTGATCCAAACTCAGGATGAGCTTTGGTATCACGGCCGACCTGTCATGGTGGTGCGTAACGACCATGCGTTGGGCTTGTACAATGGTGATATCGGCCTTTGCCTGCGTGATAACTCGGAAGGGGGAGAGCGACTCAAAGTGTTTTTTGAATTGCCTGATGGTTCTGTTAAAGCGGTGCTTCCAAGCCGAGTGCCAGAGCATGAAACAGCTTACGCGATGACGATTCATAAATCTCAGGGCAGTGAATTTGAGCACACCCTAATGATATTACCACCAGACTTTACCCCAATTTTGACACGTGAACTCATTTACACTGGAATTACGCGTGCCAAGCAAAGATTGAGTTTGTATGCCGATGAAAGGGTAATGTCGCGAGGGGTAAAAATCAGAACTGAAAGGGCAAGTGGTTTGGTAAGTCGTTTGCAACAATGA
- the argA gene encoding amino-acid N-acetyltransferase — protein sequence MKIRNTALVKGFRQSAPYVNAHRGKTMVIMLGGEAVADGNFANIISDLALLHSLGVKIVLVHGARPQINRILQQCQHDTPYHKGIRVTDEVSLDFVMQAAGQLQLAITAQLSMSLGNTPMAGTQLNVVSGNFVIAQPLGIDDGVDYYHSGRIRRIDVEGINRTLDQGSIVLLGPIASSVTGESFNLLSEEVATQVAIKLRADKLIGFCSEQGVIDHNGNAVAELFPREAEQFLEKLEQDSDTSGDNASGTLRFLRAATTACRAGVPRSHLVSYKVDGALIQELFSLDGIGTQIVRASAEQVRQANIDDIGGILDLIRPLEEQGVLVRRSREQLEQEIHQFTIIEKDGLIIGCAALYPYTQEKMAEMACVAIHPEYRDGNRGVLLLNHIKLQSKSQGIKHIFVLTTRSLHWFREQGFGEMSVDFLPSQKQNLYNYQRKSKILAIEL from the coding sequence GTGAAGATTCGTAATACCGCTTTAGTCAAAGGATTCCGCCAATCCGCGCCCTATGTGAACGCTCACCGCGGTAAAACCATGGTGATCATGCTGGGGGGAGAAGCGGTAGCAGATGGTAATTTTGCTAATATTATTAGCGATCTGGCTCTACTTCACAGCCTGGGCGTAAAAATCGTGCTGGTTCATGGTGCTCGGCCACAAATCAATCGAATTCTTCAACAATGTCAACATGATACACCCTACCACAAAGGTATACGGGTGACCGATGAGGTCAGTCTCGACTTTGTGATGCAAGCAGCTGGACAACTCCAATTAGCCATTACCGCTCAACTTTCGATGAGTCTTGGTAATACACCAATGGCAGGGACTCAGCTTAATGTCGTCAGCGGCAACTTTGTCATCGCACAACCTTTAGGCATCGACGATGGGGTTGATTACTACCACAGTGGTCGCATTCGCCGAATTGATGTGGAGGGTATTAATCGCACACTCGATCAAGGCTCCATCGTTCTACTTGGCCCGATTGCCAGCTCAGTCACAGGCGAATCCTTTAATTTGTTATCAGAAGAAGTTGCCACTCAAGTCGCAATAAAGCTTCGTGCTGATAAGCTGATTGGTTTCTGTTCTGAGCAAGGGGTTATTGATCATAATGGCAATGCTGTTGCAGAGCTCTTTCCTAGAGAAGCGGAACAATTCCTGGAAAAGCTGGAACAAGACAGTGACACTAGTGGCGATAACGCCTCTGGCACACTCAGGTTTCTTCGCGCTGCTACGACCGCTTGTCGCGCTGGCGTACCACGCAGCCATTTAGTGAGTTATAAAGTGGATGGCGCCTTAATTCAGGAGTTGTTCTCCTTAGATGGCATCGGCACCCAAATCGTTAGAGCCAGTGCAGAGCAAGTTCGCCAGGCAAACATTGATGACATTGGGGGCATCTTAGATCTGATTCGCCCACTTGAAGAACAGGGAGTCTTAGTCAGACGCTCCCGAGAGCAACTAGAGCAGGAAATCCATCAGTTCACGATAATCGAGAAAGATGGTTTGATCATTGGCTGCGCTGCGCTTTATCCCTACACACAAGAAAAAATGGCAGAAATGGCATGCGTCGCGATTCACCCTGAATACCGTGATGGCAATCGTGGAGTTCTGCTGCTCAATCACATCAAACTGCAATCAAAATCCCAAGGAATTAAACATATTTTTGTTCTCACAACCCGAAGCTTGCATTGGTTCCGTGAACAGGGGTTTGGTGAAATGTCCGTCGACTTTCTTCCTTCGCAAAAACAAAACCTCTACAACTATCAGAGAAAATCGAAGATCTTAGCTATTGAACTGTAA
- a CDS encoding DUF2850 domain-containing protein, with protein sequence MTKKKLLERAVIIFAIALAIASIFVAKALYEHYQDIQHPNSMVYGTWVEQGVAPYSADRFVLNETGVVIDGGVVDTRFRFNGTYVEFRVGEIERRYLILNQDFSQMRLISEPRYQPVYSIVRKAQK encoded by the coding sequence TTGACGAAAAAGAAACTGTTAGAGCGAGCGGTGATCATCTTTGCTATTGCGTTGGCGATTGCTTCGATATTTGTGGCGAAGGCATTGTATGAGCACTATCAAGATATTCAGCACCCCAATTCAATGGTATATGGAACATGGGTTGAACAGGGAGTTGCACCGTACTCAGCGGATCGTTTTGTATTGAATGAAACCGGAGTGGTGATTGATGGTGGTGTTGTCGATACCCGCTTTCGTTTCAACGGTACCTATGTTGAGTTTCGGGTAGGCGAAATAGAGCGTCGTTATCTGATCCTCAATCAAGATTTCAGTCAAATGAGGCTAATTTCCGAGCCTCGCTACCAGCCTGTCTATTCAATTGTCAGAAAAGCTCAAAAATAA
- the mltA gene encoding murein transglycosylase A has product MFKKYLPILAASILFGCAQPHDRAQQYLDGEFNSILNKTAVVESDKPRDFTEFTKQSQQVINKSPSMARIYQPLYEKLNEWVLQSGDPAQLGDFGIQTAQLGGGDKQGNVLFTGYFSPVMELRHEPNETYKYPVYGKPECDIDCPTRAQIYDGALEGQGLELGYAANMIDPFLMEVQGSGFVHFEDDDTLEYFAYGGKNNKAYISIGKILIERDQVPREKMSLKAIKEWVLANDEATVRELLEQNPSFVFFEPRADAPVTGTAGIPLLPMASVAGDRSIFPMGTPILAEVPLLNADGTWSGAHQLRLLIVLDTGGAVKQNHLDLYHGMGPRAGTEAGHYKHFGRVWKLGLENSATQAPWALPPEKLK; this is encoded by the coding sequence GTGTTCAAAAAATATCTTCCAATTTTGGCGGCTAGCATTTTGTTTGGCTGCGCGCAACCGCACGATCGTGCTCAACAATATCTTGATGGTGAATTTAATTCGATTCTGAATAAAACAGCTGTGGTCGAATCAGATAAGCCGCGGGATTTTACTGAGTTCACCAAACAGTCACAGCAGGTGATCAATAAGTCGCCCTCAATGGCACGCATTTATCAACCACTGTATGAAAAGCTCAATGAATGGGTGTTACAGAGTGGTGATCCAGCACAGTTAGGCGACTTTGGCATTCAAACGGCCCAGCTAGGTGGTGGTGATAAGCAAGGTAACGTCTTGTTCACTGGTTATTTCTCGCCAGTGATGGAATTACGTCACGAACCGAATGAAACGTACAAGTATCCGGTTTATGGCAAACCGGAATGTGATATTGATTGCCCGACACGCGCACAAATTTATGATGGTGCGCTGGAAGGTCAGGGCTTAGAACTTGGCTATGCCGCGAACATGATAGACCCATTTTTGATGGAAGTTCAGGGTAGCGGGTTTGTCCATTTTGAAGATGACGACACGCTGGAATATTTCGCTTATGGAGGCAAGAATAACAAGGCTTATATCAGTATCGGAAAAATACTGATTGAACGTGATCAAGTACCGCGGGAAAAAATGTCTTTAAAGGCTATCAAAGAGTGGGTGCTGGCTAATGATGAGGCAACTGTGCGCGAGCTACTTGAACAGAACCCATCATTCGTCTTTTTTGAGCCAAGAGCTGATGCGCCTGTAACTGGGACAGCAGGGATCCCGCTGCTGCCAATGGCTTCTGTTGCCGGTGACCGATCTATTTTCCCAATGGGAACGCCTATTCTCGCTGAGGTACCTTTACTTAATGCGGACGGTACATGGAGTGGTGCGCATCAATTGCGTTTACTGATTGTTCTTGATACTGGCGGGGCGGTGAAACAGAATCACCTCGATCTCTATCATGGAATGGGACCAAGGGCAGGGACAGAAGCTGGCCATTACAAACATTTTGGCCGAGTTTGGAAATTGGGTTTAGAAAACTCCGCTACTCAAGCACCTTGGGCATTGCCGCCGGAGAAGTTAAAATAG
- the tcdA gene encoding tRNA cyclic N6-threonylcarbamoyladenosine(37) synthase TcdA codes for MRELDTPASDSYNQRFGGTRRLYGNSEVEILRAAHVCVIGIGGVGSWAVEALARTGIGELTLIDMDDVCVTNINRQIHAMNGTVGQSKIEVMAERVKLINPECKVNLIDDFITPDNQHEYLSKEFDYVLDAIDSVKAKASLLAYCRSNKIKVITTGGAGGQVDPTQIQVADLTKTIQDPLAKKIKDTLRRHHNFPKNPQRKFGIECVFSTEQLKYPQPDGSVCGVKSTAEGPKRMDCASGFGAATVVTATFGFVAVSRIVEKLIQKYRK; via the coding sequence ATGCGCGAACTTGATACTCCGGCTTCAGACAGCTACAACCAACGTTTTGGCGGCACTCGACGTCTCTACGGCAATAGCGAAGTGGAAATCCTTCGTGCGGCACATGTTTGTGTTATTGGTATTGGTGGCGTGGGCTCTTGGGCAGTCGAAGCATTAGCTCGTACAGGTATCGGTGAGTTGACCTTGATTGATATGGATGACGTGTGTGTCACTAACATCAACCGTCAGATCCATGCAATGAACGGTACGGTGGGACAGAGTAAAATTGAAGTGATGGCCGAACGCGTCAAGCTTATCAATCCAGAGTGCAAAGTTAATCTGATTGATGACTTTATTACGCCAGACAACCAGCATGAATATCTGTCAAAAGAGTTTGATTACGTGCTTGATGCGATCGACAGCGTGAAAGCGAAAGCTTCATTGCTGGCGTACTGTCGTAGCAACAAGATTAAAGTGATCACTACCGGCGGTGCAGGCGGGCAAGTCGATCCAACCCAGATTCAAGTTGCTGACCTGACCAAAACCATCCAAGACCCATTAGCGAAAAAAATCAAAGATACTTTGCGTCGGCATCACAATTTCCCCAAGAATCCGCAGCGTAAGTTTGGTATTGAGTGTGTATTTTCAACGGAACAGCTGAAATACCCTCAGCCAGATGGCAGTGTATGTGGTGTGAAGTCGACAGCGGAAGGGCCAAAACGTATGGACTGTGCGAGTGGATTTGGAGCGGCAACTGTCGTGACCGCAACATTCGGCTTTGTGGCGGTTTCGCGCATTGTCGAGAAGCTGATTCAGAAATACCGTAAATAG
- the csdE gene encoding cysteine desulfurase sulfur acceptor subunit CsdE, translated as MSTFPPSPFGTDIQAEDIVTIMQGFKGWEDRYRQVIQWGKKLPMMPEELKSEQVTVSGCESQVWLVSENTDGVWHFCADSDARIVRGLIALVMAAYDGKTNTEIQTFNIDEYFEKLGLIAHLSPSRGNGLKAIVEQIKQVTR; from the coding sequence ATGTCCACATTCCCACCGTCACCTTTTGGCACCGATATTCAAGCAGAAGACATCGTTACGATTATGCAAGGCTTTAAAGGTTGGGAAGATCGTTACCGCCAAGTTATTCAGTGGGGAAAGAAGCTTCCTATGATGCCTGAAGAGCTGAAGTCTGAACAAGTCACGGTTTCAGGTTGTGAAAGCCAGGTTTGGCTGGTGAGTGAAAATACAGATGGTGTGTGGCATTTTTGTGCTGATTCTGACGCACGTATTGTTCGTGGCCTTATTGCACTGGTCATGGCGGCTTATGACGGCAAAACCAATACAGAAATTCAGACATTTAATATAGATGAGTACTTTGAAAAGTTGGGCCTTATTGCCCACCTCAGCCCGTCGAGAGGCAACGGCCTAAAAGCCATTGTTGAGCAAATAAAGCAAGTCACCCGATAA
- a CDS encoding bifunctional tRNA (adenosine(37)-C2)-methyltransferase TrmG/ribosomal RNA large subunit methyltransferase RlmN, giving the protein MTTEKINLLDFDRKGMRQFFAEELGEKAFRAEQVMKWIYHFGVDDFEKMTNINKKLREKLMRRCEIKAPVVAEAQHSSDGTIKWAMKVGDQDVETVYIPEDDRATLCVSSQVGCALECKFCSTAQQGFNRNLKVSEIIGQVWRAAREIGLEKETGRRPITNVVMMGMGEPLLNMKNLIPALELMLDDLGFGLSKRRVTVSTSGVVSGLDQMTGQIDVALAISLHAPNDKLRSEIMPINDRWDIEDFLASVRRYIASSNANRGKVTVEYVLLDHVNDDMDHARELAELLKDTPCKINLIPFNPYPGSPYKKPSNSRIDRFQKTLMQYEHTVTVRKTRGDDIDAACGQLVGDVIDRTKRTAMLRAAKGDTIEVKAV; this is encoded by the coding sequence ATGACCACTGAAAAAATCAATCTACTCGACTTTGATCGCAAAGGGATGCGCCAGTTTTTTGCAGAAGAACTGGGTGAAAAAGCATTTCGTGCTGAGCAAGTAATGAAGTGGATCTATCATTTCGGTGTCGATGACTTCGAAAAAATGACCAACATTAACAAGAAACTACGTGAAAAACTGATGCGTCGTTGTGAAATCAAAGCGCCAGTGGTTGCTGAGGCTCAGCATTCCTCTGATGGCACGATTAAGTGGGCGATGAAGGTTGGCGATCAGGATGTCGAAACGGTGTATATTCCAGAAGATGATCGCGCGACGTTATGTGTGTCCTCTCAGGTTGGTTGTGCATTGGAATGTAAGTTCTGTTCAACAGCTCAGCAAGGCTTTAACCGCAACTTGAAAGTTTCTGAGATTATCGGTCAGGTTTGGCGTGCTGCACGCGAAATTGGTTTGGAAAAAGAGACAGGGCGTCGCCCCATCACTAATGTTGTGATGATGGGGATGGGGGAGCCTTTGCTGAACATGAAAAACCTGATCCCTGCGCTTGAATTAATGCTGGATGATCTTGGCTTTGGTCTTTCAAAGCGTCGTGTAACCGTATCAACATCAGGGGTCGTTTCTGGCTTGGACCAGATGACCGGGCAGATCGATGTCGCGCTGGCAATTTCTCTACACGCACCAAACGACAAACTACGCAGTGAGATTATGCCAATTAATGATCGCTGGGATATCGAAGACTTCCTCGCTTCAGTTCGTCGTTACATCGCGTCATCAAATGCCAACCGCGGAAAAGTGACGGTAGAGTATGTGCTGCTGGATCATGTCAATGACGACATGGACCATGCCCGTGAGTTGGCTGAGTTACTCAAAGACACACCATGTAAGATCAACCTGATTCCATTTAACCCTTACCCAGGTTCACCTTACAAGAAGCCAAGCAATTCACGTATTGACCGGTTCCAGAAAACATTGATGCAATATGAGCATACAGTGACAGTGCGTAAAACGCGTGGTGATGATATCGATGCTGCTTGTGGTCAATTGGTCGGAGATGTTATCGATCGCACTAAACGTACAGCGATGCTCCGTGCAGCGAAGGGCGACACAATTGAAGTCAAAGCCGTTTAA
- the rodZ gene encoding cytoskeleton protein RodZ: MSAEQQTAVQEENKIEAGTILKQKREELGLTQQQVADRLRLRRSIIENIESNQFESEQVATFTRGYLRSYARVVGVKESVVLCALDDCGEAQHEEHKMQSFSQKTNKEKHDSRIMTLTWGIFAVIVGISSVWWWQNQENSVVELTTATEQEMKIEQELAENNQLDFAAIEPSLINESPEDQQLVEQPLEEVTTSVATQDNELEVIEPPKAGTPAETADPTEETLAVEAEPEPSVAEESKLQASAPEPATNQNLLEMSFSDDCWIQVKDATGKTLATGIKKAGHDLQVSGETPYKVILGAPENVSMTLSSEPVDLSGYTSGKVARFTLP, from the coding sequence ATGAGTGCAGAACAGCAAACTGCGGTACAAGAAGAGAACAAAATCGAAGCGGGTACGATTTTAAAGCAAAAACGAGAAGAACTAGGCCTGACACAGCAGCAAGTGGCTGATAGGCTGCGTCTTCGTCGTTCCATCATTGAAAACATCGAATCTAACCAATTTGAGAGTGAGCAGGTTGCCACCTTCACTCGTGGGTATTTGCGCTCTTATGCTCGTGTCGTGGGGGTTAAAGAATCTGTCGTGCTGTGTGCGCTTGATGATTGCGGAGAAGCGCAACATGAAGAGCACAAGATGCAGAGCTTCTCGCAGAAGACCAATAAAGAAAAACACGATAGCCGCATTATGACCCTAACTTGGGGTATTTTTGCCGTTATTGTGGGTATTTCTTCTGTGTGGTGGTGGCAGAACCAGGAAAACAGCGTTGTTGAGTTGACGACGGCAACTGAGCAGGAAATGAAAATTGAGCAAGAACTGGCGGAGAATAACCAACTCGACTTTGCTGCTATTGAACCGAGTTTGATCAATGAGTCGCCAGAAGATCAGCAATTGGTTGAGCAGCCATTGGAAGAGGTGACGACTTCGGTTGCCACTCAAGACAATGAGCTTGAAGTGATTGAACCACCGAAAGCTGGCACTCCTGCGGAAACAGCTGATCCGACTGAAGAAACTCTAGCTGTAGAAGCAGAACCGGAACCATCGGTGGCAGAAGAAAGTAAATTGCAAGCGTCTGCCCCAGAACCCGCTACCAATCAGAATTTGCTTGAGATGTCATTCAGCGATGATTGCTGGATTCAAGTAAAAGATGCGACGGGGAAAACGCTGGCTACAGGCATTAAGAAAGCGGGTCATGATTTGCAAGTCAGTGGCGAAACACCTTATAAAGTGATTTTGGGAGCCCCTGAAAACGTTTCAATGACATTATCAAGTGAACCTGTTGACCTTTCTGGGTATACTTCAGGCAAAGTAGCAAGATTCACCTTACCTTAG
- the ispG gene encoding flavodoxin-dependent (E)-4-hydroxy-3-methylbut-2-enyl-diphosphate synthase produces the protein MQHESPIKRRPSTRIYVGDVPIGDGAPIAVQSMTNTRTTDVEATVAQIKSLENVGADIVRVSVPTMDAAEAFKQIKQQVNIPLVADIHFDYRIALKVAEYGVDCLRINPGNIGKEDRIRAVVDCARDKNIPIRIGVNGGSLEKDIQMKYGEPTPEALVESAMRHVDILDRLNFDQFKVSVKASDVFLAVDSYRLLAKKIDQPLHLGITEAGGARAGSVKSSVGLGMLLAEGIGDTLRISLAANPVEEIKVGFDILKSLRIRSRGINFIACPSCSRQEFDVIGTVNALEERLEDIITPMDVSIIGCVVNGPGEAEVSHLGLAGSNKKSAFYEDGKRQKERFDNNDLVSQLEAKIRAKASVMDKQNRIDVKVND, from the coding sequence ATGCAACACGAATCTCCTATCAAACGTCGCCCATCGACTCGTATTTACGTGGGCGATGTGCCCATTGGTGACGGCGCTCCGATTGCTGTGCAGTCGATGACGAATACCAGAACAACAGACGTCGAAGCGACTGTTGCACAAATTAAATCACTGGAAAATGTCGGTGCGGACATCGTTCGCGTGTCTGTACCAACCATGGATGCGGCTGAAGCATTCAAACAAATCAAACAGCAGGTAAATATCCCGTTAGTGGCTGATATTCACTTTGATTACCGTATTGCGTTAAAAGTCGCGGAATACGGTGTGGATTGTTTACGTATCAATCCGGGCAACATCGGTAAAGAAGATCGCATTCGTGCGGTGGTTGATTGTGCTCGTGATAAAAACATCCCGATTCGTATTGGGGTGAACGGCGGATCTCTGGAAAAAGATATCCAGATGAAGTACGGCGAACCCACACCTGAAGCGTTAGTCGAATCTGCGATGCGCCACGTTGATATTCTTGATCGTCTTAACTTCGATCAATTTAAGGTCAGCGTTAAAGCATCAGATGTCTTTCTGGCGGTTGACTCCTATCGCTTGCTAGCGAAAAAAATCGATCAGCCGCTTCATTTAGGTATTACAGAAGCAGGCGGTGCACGTGCTGGCTCAGTGAAGTCTTCTGTCGGTCTGGGAATGCTATTGGCGGAAGGTATAGGAGACACGCTGCGTATTTCATTGGCTGCGAACCCTGTTGAAGAGATCAAAGTCGGTTTTGATATTCTTAAATCTCTACGTATTCGCTCTCGTGGTATCAACTTCATCGCTTGTCCAAGCTGTTCGCGTCAAGAGTTTGATGTGATTGGAACAGTGAATGCGCTTGAAGAACGTCTAGAAGATATTATCACTCCAATGGATGTCTCCATTATCGGCTGTGTTGTCAATGGCCCAGGTGAAGCGGAAGTTTCTCATCTTGGTCTTGCCGGCAGCAATAAGAAAAGCGCTTTCTATGAAGATGGCAAACGCCAGAAAGAGCGCTTTGATAATAATGATCTGGTTAGCCAGCTGGAAGCCAAAATTCGTGCTAAAGCTTCAGTGATGGACAAGCAAAACCGCATTGACGTAAAAGTAAACGATTAA